The proteins below come from a single Ictalurus punctatus breed USDA103 chromosome 24, Coco_2.0, whole genome shotgun sequence genomic window:
- the dync1li1 gene encoding cytoplasmic dynein 1 light intermediate chain 1 isoform X2 → MAAVGRSTLIAASIHVNNSSTADNQNQNQEEEDGQNLWSSILSEVSTRSRSKLPSGKNVLVMGEVASGKTTLVAKLQGVEEYMKGRGLEYLYFSVHDEDVDDHTRCNAWVLDGDLYHKGLQKFAMCVENLADSLAVLVVDLSRPWLALDSLHKWTSVLRDYLDKLRVPPETMRELEHRLVKQFQEYVEPGSSVDAVPQRRNAESEEECVVLPLGDNTLTHNLGIPLVVLCTKCDAISTLEKEHDYRDEHLDFIQLHIRRFCLQYGAALLYTSMKENKNLDLTYKYLIHRLYGFPFHFPAQVVEKDSVFIPSGWDNEKKIAILHENLQSIKADDSFEDVIVKPPVRKFVHEKEIQAEDDQVFLVKLQSLLAKQPAATAGRPVDTSNRAPTGSPRTTNRSAAANVANVMPMQSGGQTSEGVLANFFNSLLTKKAGSPGPGQPSGGGSNTPGTVRKSGSKLGLTDVQAELDRISSKSDLDHSAPNATTPPAENDES, encoded by the exons ATGGCGGCGGTAGGGAGGAGCACACTGATAGCTGCTAGCATACATGTAAATAACAGCAGCACCGCAGACaaccagaaccagaaccaggaggaggaggacgggCAGAACTTATG gtcgTCCATACTGAGCGAAGTGTCAACGCGGTCCCGGTCCAAACTGCCGTCCGGGAAAAATGTGCTGGTTATGG GTGAGGTGGCATCTGGAAAGACCACGCTGGTGGCCAAGCTGCAAGGTGTGGAGGAATACATGAAAGGGCGTGGCTTGGAATATCTCTATTTCAGCGTTCATGACGAGGATGTAGACG ACCACACACGGTGTAACGCCTGGGTGCTGGATGGAGATCTGTATCATAAAGGCCTGCAGAAGTTCGCCATGTGTGTGGAGAACCTGGCGGACTCTCTGGCCGTGTTGGTGGTGGACCTGTCCCGGCCCTGGCTCGCCCTTGACTCGCTCCACAAATGGACCAGCGTGCTGAGGGACTACCTGGACAAACTGCGGGTTCCTCCCGAGACCATGAGAGAGCTTGAGCAcagat tggtgaaGCAGTTCCAGGAGTACGTGGAACCAGGAAGCAGTGTGGACGCAGTGCCCCAGAGGAGAAACGCAGAATCGGAGGAGGAGTGTGTGGTGCTTCCTCTGGGtgacaacacactcacacacaacctGGGCATCCCTCTAGTGGTGCTGTGTACCAAG TGTGATGCTATCAGCACTTTGGAGAAGGAGCACGATTACAGAGACGAGCACTTAGACTTCATCCAGTTGCACATCCGACGCTTCTGTCTGCAGT ACGGCGCAGCGCTGCTCTACACATCCATGAAGGAGAACAAAAATCTAGACTTGACTTACAAATACCTCATCCACAGGTTATACGGCTTCCCGTTCCACTTCCCCGCCCAGGTGGTAGAGAAGGATTCGGTGTTTAT TCCATCAGGATGGGACAACGAGAAGAAGATCGCCATCCTACATGAAAACCTCCAGAGCATCAAAGCAGACGACAGCTTTGAAGATGTAATAGTGAAGCCCCCGGTTCGGAAG TTCGTACACGAGAAGGAAATCCAAGCAGAAGATGACCAGGTGTTTCTCGTGAAGCTGCAG AGTCTGTTAGCCAAACAGCCTGCAGCGACTGCCGGGAGGCCCGTG gacaCCTCGAACAGAGCTCCCACCGGCTCCCCGAGGACGACCAATCGCTCCGCAGCCGCTAACGTGGCTAACGTCATGCCCATGCAATCAG GAGGTCAGACCAGCGAGGGCGTGCTGGCTAACTTCTTCAACAGCCTCCTGACTAAGAAAGCAGGTTCTCCTGGGCCGGGCCAGCCCTCGGGAGGTGGCAGCAACACTCCTGGAACAGTGCGCAAGTCTG gatcTAAGTTGGGTTTGACCGATGTCCAGGCGGAGCTCGACCGCATTTCCAGTAAGTCGGACCTGGATCACTCTGCCCCCAACGCGACCACGCCCCCTGCTGAAAACGACGAGTCCTGA
- the nedd9 gene encoding enhancer of filamentation 1 isoform X3, with the protein MKYKVTTPTRVGQTYTYNPAPSNSQDLYDVPPMRTQGVYDIPAGKKKGKLGSPRAQGLYDIPPTQDTRNQGVYDIPPPSQGVYSVPQAKSNLDQEEGNYDFPQPHKKKPEGVYDVPPTSLPKSTQSNYDFPPANCSTSVYDIPASQLNSGASHDLYDVPRGIQQQMQCKERDRNKGIYDVPPADSRSVADVTEGMNRLSFSSTGSSMSTSSSSASSPAEGRLMLDLDSALQKLSHLQQGLETSLTSLQTLASSSSWRTYGFMERYANEVRSTMERVRSTLADFLAFGKGAAVNSTTLSDPALHSKLRKQLQRLEDSQQILQQSLENSSWALATGKQQSKSDELDRFVMVAQALPDDAKQLVSTVRGNAELLFRRAPIEGVVHPFTCNPIEEESYSGQTKPFPVVQDSEQCVKSWMEDYDYVHLQGKEEFERQQKALLDKENIMNQSKVKLAQEQLNQFKQLEQEAIKPVDNDITQWISHQHSTGSSSSPSDCSSMSSAGSGVQLCGRDRQLLAFYGEQCEQHFVTLLNAVDAFFSCVAAGQPPRIFVAHAKFVILSAHKLVFIGDTLSRQATVPEVANRVMDSSNILCELLKTVVGATKMAALHYPNTPAVQEMVDRVTDLSHHAQQFKMQLLQMAVL; encoded by the exons GTGACCACCCCGACACGAGTTGGACAGACGTACACTTATAACCCTGCACCCAGCAACTCCCAAGACCTCTATGATGTGCCTCCCATGCGAACTCAAGGG GTGTATGACATCCcagctgggaaaaaaaaaggaaagctgGGAAGTCCTCGAGCCCAGGGTCTTTATGACATTCCTCCGACACAGGACACAAGGAATCAGGGAGTGTATGACATACCACCACCATCGCAAGGG GTTTATTCTGTACCACAGGCTAAAAGCAACTTGGATCAAGAGGAGGGCAATTATGACTTTCCCCAGCCTCACAAAAAGAAGCCAGAGGGTGTATACGATGTTCCACCTACGTCCCTGCCTAAATCCACACAGTCAAACTATGACTTCCCTCCAGCTAACTGCAGCACCTCCGTCTATGACATTCCAGCAAGCCAGCTTAATTCTGGAGCATCCCACGACTTATACGACGTCCCACGTGGGATTCAGCAGCAAATGCAGTGCAAGGAACGCGATCGCAACAAGGGCATCTACGATGTCCCACCCGCGGATTCTCGTTCGGTGGCTGACGTGACTGAAGGCATGAACCGCTTATCGTTTTCCAGCACAGGGAGTAGCATGTCcacttcttcatcttcagctagTTCTCCAGCAGAGGGCCGTCTCATGCTGGACCTAGATTCTGCCTTACAGAAGCTCAGCCATCTGCAGCAAGGCCTGGAGacctctctcacctctctccaGACGCTGGCCTCCTCATCCAGCTGGAGAACTTATGGCTTCATGGAGCGCTATGCTAATGAAGTGCGCTCCACTATGGAGCGTGTTCGTAGCACGCTTGCTGATTTCCTTGCTTTCGGTAAAGGTGCTGCCGTAAATTCCACCACACTGTCGGACCCAGCGTTGCACTCGAAACTGAGAAAGCAGCTGCAAAGGCTGGAGGACTCGCAGCAGATCCTGCAGCAGAGCCTGGAAAACAGTAGCTGGGCACTTGCGACTGGCAAGCAGCAGAGTAAAAGTGATGAACTGGACCGCTTTGTTATGGTAGCACAAGCTCTTCCTGATGATGCCAAGCAGTTGGTGTCCACGGTACGGGGCAATGCAGAGCTTCTATTCCGCAGGGCACCTATAGAGGGTGTCGTTCACCCTTTTACTTGCAACCCAATAGAAGAGGAAAGCTACAGCGGCCAAACCAAACCATTCCCCGTGGTTCAGGACAGCGAACAGTGCGTCAAAAGCTGGATGGAGGATTATGATTACGTCCATTTGCAG gGTAAAGAAGAATTTGAGCGACAGCAGAAGGCGCTCTTAGACAAGGAGAACATCATGAACCAGAGCAAGGTCAAACTGGCACAGGAACAG ctGAACCAGTTTAAACAGCTGGAGCAGGAGGCGATCAAACCTGTCGACAACGACATCACACAGTGGATCTCACATCAGCACTCCACAggttcctcctcctccccatCAGATTGCTCCTCCATGTCTTCTGCTGGAAGTGGAGTGCAGTTATGTGGGCGGGACCGACAGCTCCTGGCCTTCTACGGAGAGCAGTGCGAGCAGCACTTTGTGACTCTCCTGAACGCCGTGGACGCATTCTTTAGCTGCGTGGCGGCCGGCCAGCCTCCACGGATCTTCGTGGCTCACGCCAAATTCGTCATCCTCAGCGCTCATAAGCTTGTATTTATCGGAGACACCCTGTCGCGGCAGGCGACTGTGCCTGAAGTGGCCAACCGGGTGATGGACTCCAGCAACATACTTTGCGAGCTCCTGAAAACAGTGGTGGGTGCCACCAAAATGGCGGCCCTGCATTATCCCAACACGCCAGCGGTGCAGGAGATGGTGGACCGAGTCACGGACCTCTCGCATCACGCACAGCAGTTTAAAATGCAGCTCTTACAAATGGCAGTGTTGTGA
- the dync1li1 gene encoding cytoplasmic dynein 1 light intermediate chain 1 isoform X3: MAAVGRSTLIAASIHVNNSSTADNQNQNQEEEDGQNLWSSILSEVSTRSRSKLPSGKNVLVMGEVASGKTTLVAKLQGVEEYMKGRGLEYLYFSVHDEDVDDHTRCNAWVLDGDLYHKGLQKFAMCVENLADSLAVLVVDLSRPWLALDSLHKWTSVLRDYLDKLRVPPETMRELEHRLVKQFQEYVEPGSSVDAVPQRRNAESEEECVVLPLGDNTLTHNLGIPLVVLCTKCDAISTLEKEHDYRDEHLDFIQLHIRRFCLQYGAALLYTSMKENKNLDLTYKYLIHRLYGFPFHFPAQVVEKDSVFIPSGWDNEKKIAILHENLQSIKADDSFEDVIVKPPVRKFVHEKEIQAEDDQVFLVKLQSLLAKQPAATAGRPVDTSNRAPTGSPRTTNRSAAANVANVMPMQSGTKKIDPNMKGGQTSEGVLANFFNSLLTKKAGSPGPGQPSGGGSNTPGTVRKSDF, encoded by the exons ATGGCGGCGGTAGGGAGGAGCACACTGATAGCTGCTAGCATACATGTAAATAACAGCAGCACCGCAGACaaccagaaccagaaccaggaggaggaggacgggCAGAACTTATG gtcgTCCATACTGAGCGAAGTGTCAACGCGGTCCCGGTCCAAACTGCCGTCCGGGAAAAATGTGCTGGTTATGG GTGAGGTGGCATCTGGAAAGACCACGCTGGTGGCCAAGCTGCAAGGTGTGGAGGAATACATGAAAGGGCGTGGCTTGGAATATCTCTATTTCAGCGTTCATGACGAGGATGTAGACG ACCACACACGGTGTAACGCCTGGGTGCTGGATGGAGATCTGTATCATAAAGGCCTGCAGAAGTTCGCCATGTGTGTGGAGAACCTGGCGGACTCTCTGGCCGTGTTGGTGGTGGACCTGTCCCGGCCCTGGCTCGCCCTTGACTCGCTCCACAAATGGACCAGCGTGCTGAGGGACTACCTGGACAAACTGCGGGTTCCTCCCGAGACCATGAGAGAGCTTGAGCAcagat tggtgaaGCAGTTCCAGGAGTACGTGGAACCAGGAAGCAGTGTGGACGCAGTGCCCCAGAGGAGAAACGCAGAATCGGAGGAGGAGTGTGTGGTGCTTCCTCTGGGtgacaacacactcacacacaacctGGGCATCCCTCTAGTGGTGCTGTGTACCAAG TGTGATGCTATCAGCACTTTGGAGAAGGAGCACGATTACAGAGACGAGCACTTAGACTTCATCCAGTTGCACATCCGACGCTTCTGTCTGCAGT ACGGCGCAGCGCTGCTCTACACATCCATGAAGGAGAACAAAAATCTAGACTTGACTTACAAATACCTCATCCACAGGTTATACGGCTTCCCGTTCCACTTCCCCGCCCAGGTGGTAGAGAAGGATTCGGTGTTTAT TCCATCAGGATGGGACAACGAGAAGAAGATCGCCATCCTACATGAAAACCTCCAGAGCATCAAAGCAGACGACAGCTTTGAAGATGTAATAGTGAAGCCCCCGGTTCGGAAG TTCGTACACGAGAAGGAAATCCAAGCAGAAGATGACCAGGTGTTTCTCGTGAAGCTGCAG AGTCTGTTAGCCAAACAGCCTGCAGCGACTGCCGGGAGGCCCGTG gacaCCTCGAACAGAGCTCCCACCGGCTCCCCGAGGACGACCAATCGCTCCGCAGCCGCTAACGTGGCTAACGTCATGCCCATGCAATCAGGTACCAAGAAGATTGATCCCAACATGAAAG GAGGTCAGACCAGCGAGGGCGTGCTGGCTAACTTCTTCAACAGCCTCCTGACTAAGAAAGCAGGTTCTCCTGGGCCGGGCCAGCCCTCGGGAGGTGGCAGCAACACTCCTGGAACAGTGCGCAAGTCTG ATTTCTGA
- the dync1li1 gene encoding cytoplasmic dynein 1 light intermediate chain 1 isoform X1 — MAAVGRSTLIAASIHVNNSSTADNQNQNQEEEDGQNLWSSILSEVSTRSRSKLPSGKNVLVMGEVASGKTTLVAKLQGVEEYMKGRGLEYLYFSVHDEDVDDHTRCNAWVLDGDLYHKGLQKFAMCVENLADSLAVLVVDLSRPWLALDSLHKWTSVLRDYLDKLRVPPETMRELEHRLVKQFQEYVEPGSSVDAVPQRRNAESEEECVVLPLGDNTLTHNLGIPLVVLCTKCDAISTLEKEHDYRDEHLDFIQLHIRRFCLQYGAALLYTSMKENKNLDLTYKYLIHRLYGFPFHFPAQVVEKDSVFIPSGWDNEKKIAILHENLQSIKADDSFEDVIVKPPVRKFVHEKEIQAEDDQVFLVKLQSLLAKQPAATAGRPVDTSNRAPTGSPRTTNRSAAANVANVMPMQSGTKKIDPNMKGGQTSEGVLANFFNSLLTKKAGSPGPGQPSGGGSNTPGTVRKSGSKLGLTDVQAELDRISSKSDLDHSAPNATTPPAENDES; from the exons ATGGCGGCGGTAGGGAGGAGCACACTGATAGCTGCTAGCATACATGTAAATAACAGCAGCACCGCAGACaaccagaaccagaaccaggaggaggaggacgggCAGAACTTATG gtcgTCCATACTGAGCGAAGTGTCAACGCGGTCCCGGTCCAAACTGCCGTCCGGGAAAAATGTGCTGGTTATGG GTGAGGTGGCATCTGGAAAGACCACGCTGGTGGCCAAGCTGCAAGGTGTGGAGGAATACATGAAAGGGCGTGGCTTGGAATATCTCTATTTCAGCGTTCATGACGAGGATGTAGACG ACCACACACGGTGTAACGCCTGGGTGCTGGATGGAGATCTGTATCATAAAGGCCTGCAGAAGTTCGCCATGTGTGTGGAGAACCTGGCGGACTCTCTGGCCGTGTTGGTGGTGGACCTGTCCCGGCCCTGGCTCGCCCTTGACTCGCTCCACAAATGGACCAGCGTGCTGAGGGACTACCTGGACAAACTGCGGGTTCCTCCCGAGACCATGAGAGAGCTTGAGCAcagat tggtgaaGCAGTTCCAGGAGTACGTGGAACCAGGAAGCAGTGTGGACGCAGTGCCCCAGAGGAGAAACGCAGAATCGGAGGAGGAGTGTGTGGTGCTTCCTCTGGGtgacaacacactcacacacaacctGGGCATCCCTCTAGTGGTGCTGTGTACCAAG TGTGATGCTATCAGCACTTTGGAGAAGGAGCACGATTACAGAGACGAGCACTTAGACTTCATCCAGTTGCACATCCGACGCTTCTGTCTGCAGT ACGGCGCAGCGCTGCTCTACACATCCATGAAGGAGAACAAAAATCTAGACTTGACTTACAAATACCTCATCCACAGGTTATACGGCTTCCCGTTCCACTTCCCCGCCCAGGTGGTAGAGAAGGATTCGGTGTTTAT TCCATCAGGATGGGACAACGAGAAGAAGATCGCCATCCTACATGAAAACCTCCAGAGCATCAAAGCAGACGACAGCTTTGAAGATGTAATAGTGAAGCCCCCGGTTCGGAAG TTCGTACACGAGAAGGAAATCCAAGCAGAAGATGACCAGGTGTTTCTCGTGAAGCTGCAG AGTCTGTTAGCCAAACAGCCTGCAGCGACTGCCGGGAGGCCCGTG gacaCCTCGAACAGAGCTCCCACCGGCTCCCCGAGGACGACCAATCGCTCCGCAGCCGCTAACGTGGCTAACGTCATGCCCATGCAATCAGGTACCAAGAAGATTGATCCCAACATGAAAG GAGGTCAGACCAGCGAGGGCGTGCTGGCTAACTTCTTCAACAGCCTCCTGACTAAGAAAGCAGGTTCTCCTGGGCCGGGCCAGCCCTCGGGAGGTGGCAGCAACACTCCTGGAACAGTGCGCAAGTCTG gatcTAAGTTGGGTTTGACCGATGTCCAGGCGGAGCTCGACCGCATTTCCAGTAAGTCGGACCTGGATCACTCTGCCCCCAACGCGACCACGCCCCCTGCTGAAAACGACGAGTCCTGA
- the nedd9 gene encoding enhancer of filamentation 1 isoform X1, which produces MKYKNQMAKALYDNVPESPEELSFRKGDILTVIEQNTGGLEGWWLCSLHGRQGIAPGNRLKLLITPVFEGNKPSTPSLSPHLAHQQQRPRTPQGMYQPTQGSQAQGIYQVPPSQDVYQVPQRSALAADGMPSKVTTPTRVGQTYTYNPAPSNSQDLYDVPPMRTQGVYDIPAGKKKGKLGSPRAQGLYDIPPTQDTRNQGVYDIPPPSQGVYSVPQAKSNLDQEEGNYDFPQPHKKKPEGVYDVPPTSLPKSTQSNYDFPPANCSTSVYDIPASQLNSGASHDLYDVPRGIQQQMQCKERDRNKGIYDVPPADSRSVADVTEGMNRLSFSSTGSSMSTSSSSASSPAEGRLMLDLDSALQKLSHLQQGLETSLTSLQTLASSSSWRTYGFMERYANEVRSTMERVRSTLADFLAFGKGAAVNSTTLSDPALHSKLRKQLQRLEDSQQILQQSLENSSWALATGKQQSKSDELDRFVMVAQALPDDAKQLVSTVRGNAELLFRRAPIEGVVHPFTCNPIEEESYSGQTKPFPVVQDSEQCVKSWMEDYDYVHLQGKEEFERQQKALLDKENIMNQSKVKLAQEQLNQFKQLEQEAIKPVDNDITQWISHQHSTGSSSSPSDCSSMSSAGSGVQLCGRDRQLLAFYGEQCEQHFVTLLNAVDAFFSCVAAGQPPRIFVAHAKFVILSAHKLVFIGDTLSRQATVPEVANRVMDSSNILCELLKTVVGATKMAALHYPNTPAVQEMVDRVTDLSHHAQQFKMQLLQMAVL; this is translated from the exons AACCAGATGGCGAAGGCACTGTACGACAATGTGCCCGAGTCGCCAGAGGAGCTGTCGTTCCGTAAAGGCGACATCCTGACGGTGATCGAGCAGAACACGGGCGGCCTGGAAGGCTGGTGGCTCTGCTCACTGCACGGGCGCCAGGGCATCGCCCCAGGGAACCGCCTCAAGCTCCTCATCACGCCCGTGTTCGAGGGTAATAAACCATCCACACCCTCATTATCACCACATCTGGCCCACCAGCAACAGAGGCCGCGAACCCCCCAGGGCATGTACCAGCCCACCCAGGGGTCCCAAGCACAGGGCATCTACCAGGTGCCACCCAGCCAGGACGTGTACCAGGTCCCGCAGAGGAGCGCGCTGGCAGCTGATGGAATGCCAAGCAAG GTGACCACCCCGACACGAGTTGGACAGACGTACACTTATAACCCTGCACCCAGCAACTCCCAAGACCTCTATGATGTGCCTCCCATGCGAACTCAAGGG GTGTATGACATCCcagctgggaaaaaaaaaggaaagctgGGAAGTCCTCGAGCCCAGGGTCTTTATGACATTCCTCCGACACAGGACACAAGGAATCAGGGAGTGTATGACATACCACCACCATCGCAAGGG GTTTATTCTGTACCACAGGCTAAAAGCAACTTGGATCAAGAGGAGGGCAATTATGACTTTCCCCAGCCTCACAAAAAGAAGCCAGAGGGTGTATACGATGTTCCACCTACGTCCCTGCCTAAATCCACACAGTCAAACTATGACTTCCCTCCAGCTAACTGCAGCACCTCCGTCTATGACATTCCAGCAAGCCAGCTTAATTCTGGAGCATCCCACGACTTATACGACGTCCCACGTGGGATTCAGCAGCAAATGCAGTGCAAGGAACGCGATCGCAACAAGGGCATCTACGATGTCCCACCCGCGGATTCTCGTTCGGTGGCTGACGTGACTGAAGGCATGAACCGCTTATCGTTTTCCAGCACAGGGAGTAGCATGTCcacttcttcatcttcagctagTTCTCCAGCAGAGGGCCGTCTCATGCTGGACCTAGATTCTGCCTTACAGAAGCTCAGCCATCTGCAGCAAGGCCTGGAGacctctctcacctctctccaGACGCTGGCCTCCTCATCCAGCTGGAGAACTTATGGCTTCATGGAGCGCTATGCTAATGAAGTGCGCTCCACTATGGAGCGTGTTCGTAGCACGCTTGCTGATTTCCTTGCTTTCGGTAAAGGTGCTGCCGTAAATTCCACCACACTGTCGGACCCAGCGTTGCACTCGAAACTGAGAAAGCAGCTGCAAAGGCTGGAGGACTCGCAGCAGATCCTGCAGCAGAGCCTGGAAAACAGTAGCTGGGCACTTGCGACTGGCAAGCAGCAGAGTAAAAGTGATGAACTGGACCGCTTTGTTATGGTAGCACAAGCTCTTCCTGATGATGCCAAGCAGTTGGTGTCCACGGTACGGGGCAATGCAGAGCTTCTATTCCGCAGGGCACCTATAGAGGGTGTCGTTCACCCTTTTACTTGCAACCCAATAGAAGAGGAAAGCTACAGCGGCCAAACCAAACCATTCCCCGTGGTTCAGGACAGCGAACAGTGCGTCAAAAGCTGGATGGAGGATTATGATTACGTCCATTTGCAG gGTAAAGAAGAATTTGAGCGACAGCAGAAGGCGCTCTTAGACAAGGAGAACATCATGAACCAGAGCAAGGTCAAACTGGCACAGGAACAG ctGAACCAGTTTAAACAGCTGGAGCAGGAGGCGATCAAACCTGTCGACAACGACATCACACAGTGGATCTCACATCAGCACTCCACAggttcctcctcctccccatCAGATTGCTCCTCCATGTCTTCTGCTGGAAGTGGAGTGCAGTTATGTGGGCGGGACCGACAGCTCCTGGCCTTCTACGGAGAGCAGTGCGAGCAGCACTTTGTGACTCTCCTGAACGCCGTGGACGCATTCTTTAGCTGCGTGGCGGCCGGCCAGCCTCCACGGATCTTCGTGGCTCACGCCAAATTCGTCATCCTCAGCGCTCATAAGCTTGTATTTATCGGAGACACCCTGTCGCGGCAGGCGACTGTGCCTGAAGTGGCCAACCGGGTGATGGACTCCAGCAACATACTTTGCGAGCTCCTGAAAACAGTGGTGGGTGCCACCAAAATGGCGGCCCTGCATTATCCCAACACGCCAGCGGTGCAGGAGATGGTGGACCGAGTCACGGACCTCTCGCATCACGCACAGCAGTTTAAAATGCAGCTCTTACAAATGGCAGTGTTGTGA
- the nedd9 gene encoding enhancer of filamentation 1 isoform X2, producing the protein MAKALYDNVPESPEELSFRKGDILTVIEQNTGGLEGWWLCSLHGRQGIAPGNRLKLLITPVFEGNKPSTPSLSPHLAHQQQRPRTPQGMYQPTQGSQAQGIYQVPPSQDVYQVPQRSALAADGMPSKVTTPTRVGQTYTYNPAPSNSQDLYDVPPMRTQGVYDIPAGKKKGKLGSPRAQGLYDIPPTQDTRNQGVYDIPPPSQGVYSVPQAKSNLDQEEGNYDFPQPHKKKPEGVYDVPPTSLPKSTQSNYDFPPANCSTSVYDIPASQLNSGASHDLYDVPRGIQQQMQCKERDRNKGIYDVPPADSRSVADVTEGMNRLSFSSTGSSMSTSSSSASSPAEGRLMLDLDSALQKLSHLQQGLETSLTSLQTLASSSSWRTYGFMERYANEVRSTMERVRSTLADFLAFGKGAAVNSTTLSDPALHSKLRKQLQRLEDSQQILQQSLENSSWALATGKQQSKSDELDRFVMVAQALPDDAKQLVSTVRGNAELLFRRAPIEGVVHPFTCNPIEEESYSGQTKPFPVVQDSEQCVKSWMEDYDYVHLQGKEEFERQQKALLDKENIMNQSKVKLAQEQLNQFKQLEQEAIKPVDNDITQWISHQHSTGSSSSPSDCSSMSSAGSGVQLCGRDRQLLAFYGEQCEQHFVTLLNAVDAFFSCVAAGQPPRIFVAHAKFVILSAHKLVFIGDTLSRQATVPEVANRVMDSSNILCELLKTVVGATKMAALHYPNTPAVQEMVDRVTDLSHHAQQFKMQLLQMAVL; encoded by the exons ATGGCGAAGGCACTGTACGACAATGTGCCCGAGTCGCCAGAGGAGCTGTCGTTCCGTAAAGGCGACATCCTGACGGTGATCGAGCAGAACACGGGCGGCCTGGAAGGCTGGTGGCTCTGCTCACTGCACGGGCGCCAGGGCATCGCCCCAGGGAACCGCCTCAAGCTCCTCATCACGCCCGTGTTCGAGGGTAATAAACCATCCACACCCTCATTATCACCACATCTGGCCCACCAGCAACAGAGGCCGCGAACCCCCCAGGGCATGTACCAGCCCACCCAGGGGTCCCAAGCACAGGGCATCTACCAGGTGCCACCCAGCCAGGACGTGTACCAGGTCCCGCAGAGGAGCGCGCTGGCAGCTGATGGAATGCCAAGCAAG GTGACCACCCCGACACGAGTTGGACAGACGTACACTTATAACCCTGCACCCAGCAACTCCCAAGACCTCTATGATGTGCCTCCCATGCGAACTCAAGGG GTGTATGACATCCcagctgggaaaaaaaaaggaaagctgGGAAGTCCTCGAGCCCAGGGTCTTTATGACATTCCTCCGACACAGGACACAAGGAATCAGGGAGTGTATGACATACCACCACCATCGCAAGGG GTTTATTCTGTACCACAGGCTAAAAGCAACTTGGATCAAGAGGAGGGCAATTATGACTTTCCCCAGCCTCACAAAAAGAAGCCAGAGGGTGTATACGATGTTCCACCTACGTCCCTGCCTAAATCCACACAGTCAAACTATGACTTCCCTCCAGCTAACTGCAGCACCTCCGTCTATGACATTCCAGCAAGCCAGCTTAATTCTGGAGCATCCCACGACTTATACGACGTCCCACGTGGGATTCAGCAGCAAATGCAGTGCAAGGAACGCGATCGCAACAAGGGCATCTACGATGTCCCACCCGCGGATTCTCGTTCGGTGGCTGACGTGACTGAAGGCATGAACCGCTTATCGTTTTCCAGCACAGGGAGTAGCATGTCcacttcttcatcttcagctagTTCTCCAGCAGAGGGCCGTCTCATGCTGGACCTAGATTCTGCCTTACAGAAGCTCAGCCATCTGCAGCAAGGCCTGGAGacctctctcacctctctccaGACGCTGGCCTCCTCATCCAGCTGGAGAACTTATGGCTTCATGGAGCGCTATGCTAATGAAGTGCGCTCCACTATGGAGCGTGTTCGTAGCACGCTTGCTGATTTCCTTGCTTTCGGTAAAGGTGCTGCCGTAAATTCCACCACACTGTCGGACCCAGCGTTGCACTCGAAACTGAGAAAGCAGCTGCAAAGGCTGGAGGACTCGCAGCAGATCCTGCAGCAGAGCCTGGAAAACAGTAGCTGGGCACTTGCGACTGGCAAGCAGCAGAGTAAAAGTGATGAACTGGACCGCTTTGTTATGGTAGCACAAGCTCTTCCTGATGATGCCAAGCAGTTGGTGTCCACGGTACGGGGCAATGCAGAGCTTCTATTCCGCAGGGCACCTATAGAGGGTGTCGTTCACCCTTTTACTTGCAACCCAATAGAAGAGGAAAGCTACAGCGGCCAAACCAAACCATTCCCCGTGGTTCAGGACAGCGAACAGTGCGTCAAAAGCTGGATGGAGGATTATGATTACGTCCATTTGCAG gGTAAAGAAGAATTTGAGCGACAGCAGAAGGCGCTCTTAGACAAGGAGAACATCATGAACCAGAGCAAGGTCAAACTGGCACAGGAACAG ctGAACCAGTTTAAACAGCTGGAGCAGGAGGCGATCAAACCTGTCGACAACGACATCACACAGTGGATCTCACATCAGCACTCCACAggttcctcctcctccccatCAGATTGCTCCTCCATGTCTTCTGCTGGAAGTGGAGTGCAGTTATGTGGGCGGGACCGACAGCTCCTGGCCTTCTACGGAGAGCAGTGCGAGCAGCACTTTGTGACTCTCCTGAACGCCGTGGACGCATTCTTTAGCTGCGTGGCGGCCGGCCAGCCTCCACGGATCTTCGTGGCTCACGCCAAATTCGTCATCCTCAGCGCTCATAAGCTTGTATTTATCGGAGACACCCTGTCGCGGCAGGCGACTGTGCCTGAAGTGGCCAACCGGGTGATGGACTCCAGCAACATACTTTGCGAGCTCCTGAAAACAGTGGTGGGTGCCACCAAAATGGCGGCCCTGCATTATCCCAACACGCCAGCGGTGCAGGAGATGGTGGACCGAGTCACGGACCTCTCGCATCACGCACAGCAGTTTAAAATGCAGCTCTTACAAATGGCAGTGTTGTGA